Proteins encoded in a region of the Balaenoptera ricei isolate mBalRic1 chromosome 19, mBalRic1.hap2, whole genome shotgun sequence genome:
- the SMIM17 gene encoding small integral membrane protein 17 isoform X3: MQSIRPEKMQGLLSRESRAWEKRAALTKDWVAVELGASDCGSDKKDLPSPETGHPQEWISVEEDDESEDSQEFQWPPLSLLEKSGQKYGLLSLSIPLSG, encoded by the exons ATGCAGAGTATCAGGCCTGAGAAGATGCAGGGGCTGCTGTCTCGGGAGAGCAGGGCCTGGGAGAAGCGTGCTGCCCTCACCAAGGACTGGGTGGCTGTGGAGCTTGGGGCCTCCGACTGTGGCAGTGACAAGAAAG ACCTACCTTCTCCCGAGACTGGGCATCCCCAGGAGTGGATCTCGGTGGAGGAAGACGATGAGTCAGAGGACTCCCAG GAGTTTCAGTGGCCTCCCCTGAGTTTGCTAGAGAAATCAGGGCAGAAGTatgggcttctctctctctccattcctcTCTCTGGATGA
- the SMIM17 gene encoding small integral membrane protein 17 isoform X2, translating to MQSIRPEKMQGLLSRESRAWEKRAALTKDWVAVELGASDCGSDKKDLPSPETGHPQEWISVEEDDESEDSQGFVEWSKAPQQMTIVLVVCVLFLFLVLTGMPMMFHI from the exons ATGCAGAGTATCAGGCCTGAGAAGATGCAGGGGCTGCTGTCTCGGGAGAGCAGGGCCTGGGAGAAGCGTGCTGCCCTCACCAAGGACTGGGTGGCTGTGGAGCTTGGGGCCTCCGACTGTGGCAGTGACAAGAAAG ACCTACCTTCTCCCGAGACTGGGCATCCCCAGGAGTGGATCTCGGTGGAGGAAGACGATGAGTCAGAGGACTCCCAG ggcTTTGTGGAGTGGTCAAAAGCTCCGCAACAAATGACCATAGTCTTGGTAGTGTGTGTGCTTTTTTTGTTCCTGGTTTTAACAGGGATGCCTATGATGTTTCACATTTAA
- the SMIM17 gene encoding small integral membrane protein 17 isoform X5, giving the protein MQSIRPEKMQGLLSRESRAWEKRAALTKDWVAVELGASDCGSDKKDLPSPETGHPQEWISVEEDDESEDSQEFADVE; this is encoded by the exons ATGCAGAGTATCAGGCCTGAGAAGATGCAGGGGCTGCTGTCTCGGGAGAGCAGGGCCTGGGAGAAGCGTGCTGCCCTCACCAAGGACTGGGTGGCTGTGGAGCTTGGGGCCTCCGACTGTGGCAGTGACAAGAAAG ACCTACCTTCTCCCGAGACTGGGCATCCCCAGGAGTGGATCTCGGTGGAGGAAGACGATGAGTCAGAGGACTCCCAG
- the SMIM17 gene encoding small integral membrane protein 17 isoform X1 translates to MQSIRPEKMQGLLSRESRAWEKRAALTKDWVAVELGASDCGSDKKDLPSPETGHPQEWISVEEDDESEDSQGPESCNKGCRGPRQEQAVGGAGEERCTAGQK, encoded by the exons ATGCAGAGTATCAGGCCTGAGAAGATGCAGGGGCTGCTGTCTCGGGAGAGCAGGGCCTGGGAGAAGCGTGCTGCCCTCACCAAGGACTGGGTGGCTGTGGAGCTTGGGGCCTCCGACTGTGGCAGTGACAAGAAAG ACCTACCTTCTCCCGAGACTGGGCATCCCCAGGAGTGGATCTCGGTGGAGGAAGACGATGAGTCAGAGGACTCCCAG GGACCAGAGTCTTGCAATAAAGGATGCAGAGGCCCGAGGCAGGAACAAGCTGTCGGAGGAGCCGGCGAAGAACGATGCACAGCTGGGCAGAAGTGA